The Longimicrobium sp. sequence AGACCGAGTACGAGGTGGTGGGCCGCGACAGCGCCGTGCGGCGGATCCTCGCCACGGAGCTCGAATCTCCCCCCGGCGCCCGGTACTCGTATTCCAACCCCGGCTACGTGCTGCTGGCCGCCATCGTCGAGCGCGCCGGCGGGATGCCGTACAACCGGTACCTGCGGACGAAGCTCTTCCGCCCCGCGGGGATGACGAGCACCGGCTTCTGGGGCGACCTCTCGGGCGTTCCCGACTCGCTGGTGGCTCGCGGGCACGACGAGCTGGGGCGGGTGGTGCACGACCCGATGCGGCGCTCGCCCGACACTTGGTTCGACCGCGGCGGGGGGATGGTGCTCTCCACGCTGCCGGACCTGGCGCGGTGGATGGCGGCGCTGCGCGGCGGCCGCGTGCTGTCGCCCCGGGCCACGGCGAAGCTCTTCCACCCGTGGGTGGCCGCGACGTACCCGTACCCGCCGACGGAGGCGTACGGATACGGGTGGTTCCTCGGCGCGTCCGGCCCCGGCGGCCCCACGTCGATCCACCACGGCGGCGACTACCTGGGCACGGGCGCGCAGGTGCTGCTCCTCCCCCGCGAGAACCTGCTGATGGTGACGTCCTCCAACGTGCGGCACGACCTGTATCCCACCCGCAACCGCGTCGACCGCGTGATCCCGCGGATCCTGGCCGGCGAGACGGTGCCCTTCCCGCCCGCGTTCGTGGGATTCGACTCCGTCGCCGCGGCCGACACGGGGCGATACCGGCTGCCAACGGGCGGAGGCGTGGTGGTGCGCCTGGAGCGCGGGCGGATGTACGTGGGCGCGGAGGGGCAGGACGCGGTGGACCTGCTGACCCGCGCGCCCGACAGCCTGCGCGCGGTGCGGGCGGAGCTGTCGCGCGCGGCGGGCGCGTTGCTCGAGGGCGCGTGGCGTGGAGAATTCGCGCCCCTGCAAGGCTACTCGGGGAGGGAGCCGGTGGCGGAGCTGGGGAAGGCGATCCAGGACTACCTGCACGAGATCGCGCCCGGCGGGGCGCCGCTGGAGCGCGTGGAGGTGCTGGGCACGTACGCCACCGGCTTCCCCGCCCGCGGGTCGCGGGAGAAGACGCGGCTGCGCCTGCACTACGGCCGCACGGTGCTCCCGTTCTTCATCCACTGGGCCGGGCGCGCGCTCCTGGCGGCCGACACCACCGCGCGCGACCTGGCCGCGCGCATCCCGCTGCAGCGTGCCGGCGACGAGCGCTACGCCGGCTGGGAGATCGTCGAGACCACGCCCGTGGAGCTCACCTTCTCGCGCCAGGATGGACGGGCGATCGAGGTCCGCGTCCAGCGCGATTCCACCCTCGCCGTGGCCCGCCGCGAGACGCCGTGAGCGAGGCGGGGAGACGACGGAGGCCCCGCAACCGGCCGGTCACGGGGCCTCCCGGGGCGATGTGCCGCCGGCGCTCGCACCGCCGCCGTCACCCGCTCCCGCCGGCGACCCGGACGCGGGCGTCCTGGTCGGTGTTGTTGACGATCTCCATCCCCGCCCGGATGCCGCTGGTGGTGCCCATCGTGATCTCCTCGCGCTCTGTGGGTGATGCGCTGTACCGCGCCGGGTTCGATCTCCTCATCCGCCCGCGCCACCGGCGACGCGCACGCGGGCGTCCTGGTCGGTGTCGTTGACGATCTCCATCCCCGCGCGCACGCCGCTGCCGATGCTCATCCTCGCCTCCTCATGGTGATGGGTGCCGGCGGCGTCATCCGGTGCCGCCGCCGGCCACGCGCACGCGCGTGTCCTCGTTCGTGCCGTTGATGATCTCCATCCCCGCGCGCACTCCGCTGCCGATGCTCATCCTCGCCTCCGGAAAGGTGGGTTGCCGCCGTTCATCCGCTGCCGCCGCCGGCCACGCGGACCTTGGCGTCCTCGTCCGTGCCGTTCACGATGTCCATCCCGGCGCGGATCGCGGTCGTGGTATCCATCACGTCCTCCGTTGAAGTGGTGACACTCAGCCGCTGCCGCCCGTGACGCGGACCTTCGCGTCCTGATTGGTGTCGTTGACGATGTCCATCCCGGCCCGGAGGCCGCTCGTAGTGCTCATGCCGTCCTCCTCGCTGCGTGTCGAGATGA is a genomic window containing:
- a CDS encoding serine hydrolase domain-containing protein, which gives rise to MRIRIRRRAILASLLVLFAATTSRCGTVPSGRGPSPTWDGGGEVVVRGEMARVAEFLRRQSGFGYSGSVLVMRGDTVLLRGAYGLADAEKGIRYHPGTVFDIGSLTKQFTAAAILRLEMDGRLRVGDSIARYLPGVPADKRGITIHQLLTHTSGLQSDYPYASSEADQTEYEVVGRDSAVRRILATELESPPGARYSYSNPGYVLLAAIVERAGGMPYNRYLRTKLFRPAGMTSTGFWGDLSGVPDSLVARGHDELGRVVHDPMRRSPDTWFDRGGGMVLSTLPDLARWMAALRGGRVLSPRATAKLFHPWVAATYPYPPTEAYGYGWFLGASGPGGPTSIHHGGDYLGTGAQVLLLPRENLLMVTSSNVRHDLYPTRNRVDRVIPRILAGETVPFPPAFVGFDSVAAADTGRYRLPTGGGVVVRLERGRMYVGAEGQDAVDLLTRAPDSLRAVRAELSRAAGALLEGAWRGEFAPLQGYSGREPVAELGKAIQDYLHEIAPGGAPLERVEVLGTYATGFPARGSREKTRLRLHYGRTVLPFFIHWAGRALLAADTTARDLAARIPLQRAGDERYAGWEIVETTPVELTFSRQDGRAIEVRVQRDSTLAVARRETP